One region of Terriglobia bacterium genomic DNA includes:
- a CDS encoding lmo0937 family membrane protein: MIWTIFVALLALWLLGLVTAYTLGGFIHILLVVAIVMVLIRLIQGRRGIA; this comes from the coding sequence ATGATCTGGACGATTTTTGTGGCTCTGCTCGCCTTGTGGTTATTGGGACTTGTCACTGCTTACACTTTAGGTGGATTCATCCACATCCTGTTGGTGGTGGCCATCGTCATGGTCTTGATTCGGTTGATTCAAGGCCGAAGAGGGATCGCCTGA
- a CDS encoding pentapeptide repeat-containing protein, with translation MRRITSSNRKSRARTGLRIERYLSRHRLSRRNLHKSRLNRCSLRKGRLNRCSLRKSRLNRCSLRKGRLNRCSLRNRCSLRKGRLNRCSLHR, from the coding sequence CTGCGCCGAATCACTTCGAGCAACCGCAAATCACGCGCCCGGACAGGCCTGCGAATCGAACGATACCTCAGCAGACACCGCCTCAGCAGGCGCAACCTCCACAAAAGCCGCCTCAACAGGTGCAGCCTCCGCAAAGGCCGCCTCAACAGGTGCAGCCTCCGCAAAAGCCGCCTCAACAGGTGCAGCCTCCGCAAAGGCCGCCTCAACAGGTGCAGCCTCCGCAACAGGTGCAGCCTCCGCAAAGGCCGCCTCAACAGGTGCAGCCTCCACAGGTAA
- a CDS encoding Crp/Fnr family transcriptional regulator has product MASRKSRLIDWETLLAGISRRKSPVEYSANCEIFQQGQPADSLLYLRRGKVKLTVISKHGKEAVVALLSAGEFFGEGCLAGQQLRMATATAMTACTLDNLEKLLVMRLLHERHEISELFVAHLLSRNIRYEGDLVNQFFNSSENRLARILLLLSHFGKESRAEPVLPEVSQDNLAQMIGTTRSRVSHFMDKFRKLGFINYSDNDGLTVHSGLLSVVLHD; this is encoded by the coding sequence ATGGCAAGTAGGAAAAGCCGGCTTATCGATTGGGAAACATTGCTCGCTGGAATTTCTCGCAGGAAAAGCCCTGTAGAATACAGCGCCAACTGCGAGATCTTTCAGCAAGGACAACCCGCAGATTCACTGCTGTACCTTCGACGAGGTAAGGTCAAGCTTACGGTCATTTCCAAACATGGCAAGGAAGCTGTCGTTGCCCTACTGAGTGCCGGCGAGTTTTTCGGCGAGGGATGCCTCGCAGGTCAACAGTTGCGAATGGCAACGGCGACTGCGATGACGGCTTGCACTCTCGACAATCTCGAGAAGCTTCTGGTGATGCGCTTGCTCCACGAGCGGCACGAGATCTCAGAACTGTTCGTCGCACATCTGCTTTCCCGCAACATCCGGTATGAAGGGGATCTTGTGAACCAGTTTTTCAATTCAAGCGAGAACCGTCTGGCGCGGATTCTCTTGCTGCTTTCTCATTTCGGCAAGGAAAGCAGAGCCGAACCCGTGCTTCCGGAAGTCAGTCAGGATAACCTGGCCCAAATGATCGGTACAACCCGGTCGCGAGTCAGTCATTTCATGGACAAGTTCCGGAAGCTAGGCTTTATCAATTACAGCGATAACGACGGGTTGACGGTTCATAGTGGCCTCCTCAGCGTGGTCCTGCACGATTAG
- a CDS encoding B12-binding domain-containing radical SAM protein yields the protein MRLYLINPSNPLVSMVKIRQSRWNRYRVWKPLSLMVLAGLTPREWAISIVDENLGAPDYPAMPRPDLVGITAFTSQANRAYEVASYFRHLGVPVIMGGIHATMCLDEVMERVDSVVTGEAEGVWAQVLEDALHGSLKRRYDGGLAEISAVPFARHDLLATGYAFGAIQTTRGCPLNCTFCSVTAFNGARYRQRPISDVVKEFQSIREKYVLVVDDNLVGTRPEHIARAKDLFRAMAQANLRKEWVAQATINFADDEELLALAAKAGCSGVFIGFESPTPEGLRELGKKFNLLRGRDFRASVRRIQRHNILVVGSFIVGLDVDEPGIGRRIADVASQYGVDNLNLLYLTPLPGTQMWDQMKVEGRIALNAFPEDWKYYTLTYPVARYKHLSLDGIIQEMISCNRNFYSMPRILRRMCSSVLQRRAPLISFVGNLSIRRNSLVECKAYADFKCQQGNRYDMTPRNGLANSPTKPNTNANP from the coding sequence ATGCGATTATATCTGATCAACCCCTCCAACCCGCTTGTCAGCATGGTCAAAATCAGGCAGAGCCGCTGGAACCGTTACCGCGTGTGGAAACCGCTCAGCCTTATGGTTCTCGCGGGCCTGACACCAAGGGAGTGGGCAATCTCGATCGTGGACGAGAATCTTGGAGCGCCAGACTACCCGGCCATGCCGCGGCCAGACCTGGTGGGCATTACCGCTTTCACCTCGCAGGCCAACCGCGCCTATGAAGTAGCCAGTTACTTCCGTCATCTGGGTGTGCCCGTCATCATGGGCGGCATTCACGCCACCATGTGCCTGGACGAGGTCATGGAGCGGGTAGACTCGGTCGTTACGGGGGAGGCCGAGGGCGTCTGGGCCCAGGTCCTTGAGGATGCCCTGCATGGCAGCCTGAAGCGCCGCTATGACGGAGGGCTGGCCGAGATATCCGCTGTCCCGTTCGCCCGTCATGATTTGCTGGCTACGGGATATGCCTTCGGGGCGATTCAGACCACACGGGGTTGTCCGTTGAATTGCACCTTTTGCAGCGTGACGGCCTTCAATGGGGCCCGTTACCGGCAGCGGCCCATTTCGGATGTCGTGAAGGAATTCCAGTCGATCCGAGAGAAATATGTCCTGGTGGTGGACGACAACCTCGTCGGCACGCGCCCTGAACACATCGCACGCGCCAAGGACCTGTTCCGTGCCATGGCACAGGCGAACCTGCGAAAAGAATGGGTCGCCCAAGCCACCATTAACTTCGCCGATGACGAAGAACTCCTGGCGCTGGCCGCGAAGGCTGGGTGCAGCGGCGTCTTCATCGGCTTTGAATCCCCCACACCGGAAGGGCTTCGAGAGCTGGGCAAGAAATTCAACCTTTTGAGGGGACGCGACTTCCGCGCCTCCGTGCGGCGCATACAGCGGCACAACATTCTGGTTGTGGGTTCCTTTATCGTCGGGTTGGACGTAGACGAACCTGGCATCGGCAGACGTATCGCCGACGTGGCAAGCCAGTACGGCGTAGACAATCTCAACTTGCTGTATCTGACACCCTTGCCCGGCACCCAAATGTGGGATCAGATGAAAGTGGAGGGCCGCATCGCGCTCAATGCCTTCCCGGAAGACTGGAAATACTACACCCTAACCTACCCGGTGGCCCGGTATAAGCATCTGTCGCTGGACGGCATCATCCAAGAAATGATCTCCTGTAACCGGAACTTCTATTCCATGCCCCGGATTCTGAGGAGGATGTGCAGCAGCGTGTTGCAACGCCGCGCGCCGCTGATCAGCTTTGTGGGCAATCTTTCGATCCGGAGAAACAGCCTTGTGGAATGCAAGGCATACGCGGACTTCAAGTGTCAACAGGGCAATAGGTACGATATGACTCCCAGGAACGGATTGGCGAACAGCCCCACAAAGCCGAACACCAATGCCAACCCCTGA
- a CDS encoding HAD-IC family P-type ATPase produces MEKRDKSLESFWDKPLADLLQLLQATPAGLTAAETRRRLRLYGPNSMAQESRFAGLLTFLRYFANPLVVILLVASGISLGLGDQVGGLIIIAIVLLSVLLNFFMEFQARHAVEEIQKQVATTAAVMRDGLEQELPIAELVPGDIIRLNAGDLVPADTRLLEVKDLQVRESALTGESLPVEKSALDLSEGKHGVADATNSVFLGTAVQTGFGTAVIVRTGRNTALGVIAQRLATRPPETEFGRGIRHFGLMITRVIMLLVLFVLLVNLYFHRPLLESFLFAVALAVGMTPEMMPMIITVTLAQGARRMTRKKVLVKQLAAIEDFGSVTILCSDKTGTLTEGEIVLDRHVDILGKADDNVLRLIYLNSYFEAGIKSPLDDAVLKHEHPKIVEYVKVDEIPFDFNRKRLSVVVQHGDEHLLITKGEAEGIFGICQSVSIDGSPQPFTESRRAAAEET; encoded by the coding sequence ATGGAAAAACGAGATAAGAGCCTAGAGAGCTTCTGGGACAAGCCGCTGGCTGACCTGCTTCAGCTGCTGCAGGCAACACCGGCCGGGCTGACTGCCGCGGAAACGAGACGGCGGTTGCGTCTTTATGGCCCAAACAGCATGGCGCAGGAGTCGCGCTTCGCAGGCTTGCTCACCTTCCTTCGCTACTTTGCCAATCCACTCGTCGTCATCCTTCTCGTGGCCAGCGGCATATCCCTGGGACTTGGGGACCAGGTTGGCGGGCTGATCATCATCGCCATAGTCCTCCTCAGCGTTCTTCTGAACTTTTTCATGGAATTCCAGGCTAGACACGCGGTAGAGGAGATTCAGAAGCAGGTTGCTACAACGGCCGCCGTGATGCGCGATGGGCTGGAACAGGAGCTGCCGATAGCGGAATTAGTCCCGGGGGATATCATCCGGCTCAATGCGGGTGACCTGGTGCCGGCGGACACACGACTGCTGGAAGTAAAGGATTTGCAGGTGCGCGAGTCGGCGCTGACCGGGGAGTCGCTGCCCGTCGAGAAGTCCGCGCTCGATTTGTCAGAGGGGAAGCACGGTGTTGCCGACGCGACCAACAGTGTATTCCTGGGCACTGCGGTCCAGACAGGGTTTGGCACCGCGGTTATTGTCCGCACAGGCCGAAATACCGCACTCGGGGTGATCGCGCAGCGTTTGGCTACCCGGCCGCCGGAGACCGAGTTCGGCCGCGGCATACGCCACTTTGGGCTGATGATTACCCGGGTAATCATGCTGCTCGTGCTTTTCGTTCTTCTGGTAAACCTCTATTTCCACCGCCCGCTGCTGGAGTCCTTCCTCTTCGCAGTTGCCCTGGCGGTAGGGATGACCCCTGAGATGATGCCCATGATCATCACGGTCACCCTAGCTCAGGGTGCGAGGCGGATGACCAGGAAGAAGGTCCTGGTCAAGCAACTTGCGGCCATCGAGGATTTCGGCAGCGTGACGATCCTCTGCAGCGATAAGACCGGCACCCTGACCGAAGGGGAGATCGTGCTTGACCGGCACGTGGATATCCTGGGGAAGGCGGATGACAACGTTCTGCGGCTCATCTACCTGAACAGCTACTTCGAAGCGGGCATCAAGAGCCCCCTGGATGATGCCGTCTTGAAGCACGAGCATCCTAAAATTGTGGAGTATGTCAAGGTGGACGAGATCCCCTTCGACTTCAACCGCAAGCGTCTTTCGGTAGTGGTGCAACATGGTGACGAGCACCTCCTCATTACCAAGGGCGAGGCAGAGGGTATCTTTGGCATCTGCCAAAGCGTGAGCATCGATGGGTCACCCCAGCCGTTCACCGAAAGCCGGCGCGCTGCGGCGGAGGAGACTTAG
- a CDS encoding HAD-IC family P-type ATPase, whose amino-acid sequence MSADGYRTLGVAVLKVDKRDVYTPADERDMTLAGFAAFLDPPKEGIHAVLEALKQNGISVVIMTGDNQYVTQKIARDVGLASDRILAGNQVDTMDNAALAYQAENGAIFARVSPEEKNRVIIALKARGHVVAYGGDGINDAPSLHTADVGISVMNGVDVAKDAAKIILLEKDLAVLNDGVIEGRRCFANIMKYIIMGTSSNFGNMFSMTAASLFLPFLPMLPTQILLNNFLCDLSPSFAGGHRSRDCNTDER is encoded by the coding sequence TTGAGCGCCGACGGTTACCGGACCCTTGGGGTAGCGGTGCTGAAAGTGGACAAGCGGGACGTCTACACCCCGGCGGATGAGCGGGATATGACGCTGGCCGGGTTTGCGGCATTCCTGGACCCGCCCAAGGAAGGGATTCATGCCGTTCTGGAGGCACTGAAACAGAATGGCATCTCCGTGGTCATCATGACCGGCGACAACCAATATGTGACCCAAAAGATCGCCCGCGACGTTGGGCTGGCATCGGACCGCATTCTCGCCGGGAACCAGGTCGATACCATGGATAATGCCGCCCTGGCCTACCAGGCCGAGAACGGCGCCATCTTCGCCCGCGTGTCTCCGGAGGAGAAGAACCGGGTCATCATCGCTCTCAAGGCACGCGGGCACGTCGTCGCGTACGGGGGTGACGGCATCAATGACGCACCTTCGCTGCACACCGCGGATGTAGGCATTTCAGTCATGAATGGCGTGGACGTGGCCAAGGATGCTGCGAAGATTATCCTGCTGGAAAAGGATCTGGCGGTTTTGAACGACGGGGTAATCGAGGGGCGGCGCTGCTTCGCCAACATCATGAAGTACATCATCATGGGCACCAGCTCGAATTTCGGTAATATGTTCAGCATGACCGCGGCCTCGCTCTTCCTGCCCTTCCTGCCTATGTTGCCGACGCAGATCCTGCTGAACAACTTTCTGTGTGACCTTTCACCATCATTTGCCGGAGGCCACCGTAGCCGGGACTGCAACACTGACGAGAGGTGA
- a CDS encoding PP2C family protein-serine/threonine phosphatase codes for MKLGKPHHLWLKGLLAMGLFLSFLLLVQSAYTYYHVSRQLVTDQLAREADRQVLAAERGIRQSEASSAEQQRIVLEDILQDNAAKIAWMRIIDATGKAVVEAGKPTGAPLAAGDARAVRTERGRTPELRDTPNGRVMVYLLPLRLMRSRPGPEGARAGPRPPAASPSPEGGRFAARPPGAPQGPRLLEIALYLESASSAFSPLRRNLIVSILAALGLAAAMILFWVQFPRYVRGKQLEEQLELARKVQADLLPPSNPALGGLDFAAACVPAWQVGGDFYDVFTTNQDNVAVVLGDVAGKGLPAALLMGMLHGALRSMRWMETPADQEITWRQLNYLLSSRTAPERFASLFWGSYDREARIIRYVNAGHLPPLLMRRNGMCTIRRLEEGGPILGMISTATYQQGEVAVQPGDLLVLYSDGIVEAASPSEEEFGEERLCGIIQENCARPSAEILDEILKQVRAYIQDNEPQDDMTLVVARIN; via the coding sequence ATGAAATTAGGGAAGCCGCACCACCTCTGGCTTAAGGGACTCCTTGCCATGGGCCTGTTTCTCAGCTTCCTGTTGCTGGTTCAATCGGCATACACCTATTACCATGTCTCCCGGCAGTTGGTCACGGATCAGCTGGCGCGAGAGGCGGATCGACAAGTTCTTGCCGCGGAGCGGGGGATACGCCAGTCGGAAGCCTCGAGTGCGGAGCAGCAGCGAATTGTGCTGGAAGATATCCTGCAGGACAATGCCGCCAAGATTGCCTGGATGCGGATTATCGACGCGACGGGGAAAGCCGTTGTCGAGGCCGGCAAGCCGACCGGCGCACCTCTGGCTGCAGGGGATGCCCGCGCGGTTCGCACCGAGAGGGGGAGGACACCTGAATTGCGGGACACTCCAAACGGCAGGGTCATGGTTTACCTCCTGCCGCTGCGTCTGATGCGATCCCGGCCCGGTCCGGAGGGAGCACGCGCGGGGCCCCGGCCTCCTGCCGCTTCGCCGAGTCCGGAAGGTGGACGTTTCGCGGCCCGTCCCCCCGGCGCGCCGCAGGGGCCGAGACTGCTGGAAATCGCGCTATATCTTGAGAGCGCCTCCTCTGCCTTCAGCCCGTTGCGGCGCAATCTGATCGTAAGCATCCTGGCTGCCCTGGGGTTGGCGGCCGCGATGATCCTATTCTGGGTTCAGTTTCCCCGGTATGTCCGGGGAAAACAACTGGAAGAACAATTGGAGCTGGCGCGCAAAGTCCAGGCGGACTTGCTGCCGCCATCGAATCCCGCTCTTGGGGGGCTCGACTTTGCGGCTGCCTGCGTCCCAGCCTGGCAGGTCGGGGGAGACTTTTACGACGTGTTCACGACGAATCAAGATAACGTCGCAGTTGTGCTCGGCGACGTGGCGGGAAAAGGCCTGCCCGCCGCGCTTTTGATGGGCATGCTTCATGGCGCTTTGCGTTCCATGCGCTGGATGGAAACACCCGCGGACCAGGAGATAACTTGGAGGCAGCTAAACTATCTCCTGAGCTCGCGAACCGCACCGGAACGTTTCGCCAGCCTGTTTTGGGGTTCCTACGATCGGGAGGCCAGGATCATCCGATATGTCAATGCCGGCCATCTGCCCCCCCTGTTGATGCGGCGCAACGGCATGTGCACGATCCGCCGGCTGGAAGAAGGAGGCCCGATTCTAGGCATGATCTCGACGGCCACCTATCAACAGGGTGAAGTTGCCGTTCAGCCCGGCGACCTTCTCGTGCTGTACTCGGATGGCATCGTGGAAGCCGCCAGCCCCTCCGAAGAAGAGTTCGGAGAGGAACGGCTCTGCGGCATAATTCAGGAAAACTGCGCGCGCCCGTCCGCCGAAATCCTGGACGAAATCCTCAAGCAGGTGCGGGCATATATCCAGGATAACGAGCCGCAGGACGACATGACGCTGGTGGTTGCCCGCATTAATTAA
- a CDS encoding DUF2975 domain-containing protein — translation MGTDKRRLENTLHDFLDLILVLGACACAIWIVILLYGTVWLHATPHIYDPQVSLTLPDAPVTVTATRRNTQFVAVDGWKVRLATFETASVGSIAVQLGWILLQPGMTLIIVWLIRGMLVSIEAGVPFHQRAPGRLKAIGWLIIAGAVGRTLEDFLVGLYIKSHYAPSKGAFTVSFDYSSMLWGSAVGIMVIVLAGVFRYGYAMRQEQELTV, via the coding sequence ATGGGAACCGATAAGAGGCGCCTGGAGAATACCTTGCATGATTTTCTCGATCTCATCCTTGTGCTTGGCGCGTGCGCATGCGCCATTTGGATCGTGATCCTTCTTTATGGCACCGTCTGGCTTCACGCGACGCCGCACATCTATGATCCCCAGGTTTCCTTGACGTTGCCTGACGCTCCGGTGACGGTGACGGCCACTCGCCGCAATACTCAGTTTGTCGCCGTCGACGGTTGGAAGGTGCGCCTTGCCACCTTCGAAACTGCATCCGTCGGTTCCATTGCGGTGCAACTGGGATGGATTCTCCTTCAACCCGGAATGACGCTCATAATCGTGTGGCTCATTCGAGGGATGCTGGTCTCGATCGAGGCGGGCGTGCCATTTCATCAGCGCGCCCCAGGTCGTCTGAAGGCGATCGGGTGGCTGATCATCGCCGGGGCCGTAGGCCGGACCTTGGAAGATTTCCTCGTAGGGCTGTATATCAAGAGTCACTACGCCCCATCCAAAGGGGCGTTCACGGTCTCCTTCGATTACAGCTCCATGCTGTGGGGTTCTGCAGTGGGGATCATGGTCATCGTTCTGGCCGGCGTATTTCGTTACGGCTACGCGATGCGCCAGGAGCAGGAATTGACGGTATAA
- a CDS encoding helix-turn-helix transcriptional regulator, with amino-acid sequence MAIIVNLDMMLVRRKVSQVELSERIGITQANLSILKTNKAKAIRFTTLDALCRELNCQPGDLLEHVPDGAPGNSIE; translated from the coding sequence ATGGCGATTATCGTTAATCTGGACATGATGCTGGTCCGGAGAAAGGTCTCCCAGGTCGAGCTTTCTGAGCGCATAGGAATCACGCAGGCAAATCTCTCGATTCTCAAGACCAACAAGGCAAAGGCAATCCGGTTCACGACCCTGGACGCTCTCTGCCGCGAGTTGAACTGCCAGCCCGGCGATCTTCTCGAGCATGTTCCCGACGGCGCACCGGGAAACTCGATCGAATGA
- a CDS encoding B12-binding domain-containing radical SAM protein translates to MHILLYVPDNHVTRNFLPQLWPFLLRQLTPAPHRVTIIDGNAMRLSEQELARFITANGVDLVGMGFMTRTAQKAYATAATIRKESGVPVVLGGPHVTEVPGESLGWNGRKRCADSVVLGEADDIWPVVVEDAERNRLKETYGSREAVDGNSKPSLEGYQAIDWENVDLSLFDLMRLLPESIRRLLKKMKVPYEKAYVIPVESGRGCPYGCEFCTVTGFFGSRLRFRSNESVIAELLTLKRVAARNRALVNVFFIDDNFAIRRERTKSLLREMIRRDACLPWVAQITANLLKDEELVDLIAASGGRFIFMGLESISPASLRSAHKQFNRPEEYSGVLQGLARRGVYAITSFIVGMEDDRPGVASSISSEINTWPPVLPVFGLLTPYPGTPLYDRLQKQGRLLRPEHWLDFKPFRLTFQPNHLSPTQSEDEVNESWRLGYGSRSFARTQRWLVDNRKPFDHQVAFLVARLLFRGIYFPQSTPWSWVRLLASNAHTIARLVLRRLLERPARPETVTVGAATAEESLGMVRRDRMSEEM, encoded by the coding sequence ATGCATATTCTTCTCTACGTACCTGACAATCACGTTACTCGAAACTTCTTGCCACAGCTCTGGCCTTTTCTCCTGCGCCAGCTCACTCCAGCGCCGCACCGGGTGACTATCATTGACGGAAACGCCATGCGTTTGAGCGAGCAGGAGTTGGCCCGATTCATAACCGCCAACGGCGTGGACCTCGTGGGCATGGGTTTCATGACCCGCACGGCTCAGAAAGCGTATGCCACGGCGGCGACAATCCGGAAGGAGTCTGGTGTGCCGGTCGTGCTCGGCGGCCCCCATGTCACGGAAGTCCCCGGGGAATCACTGGGCTGGAACGGCCGGAAGCGATGTGCCGACTCGGTCGTGCTCGGCGAAGCGGACGACATCTGGCCTGTTGTTGTGGAAGACGCGGAGCGAAACAGGCTGAAAGAAACCTACGGCTCCAGGGAAGCGGTGGATGGAAATTCGAAGCCCTCTCTCGAAGGTTACCAGGCGATCGACTGGGAAAACGTCGACTTGAGTCTGTTCGACCTCATGCGTCTGTTGCCGGAGAGCATCCGCCGCCTCCTTAAGAAGATGAAGGTTCCTTACGAAAAGGCCTATGTGATCCCGGTTGAATCGGGTCGAGGATGTCCCTACGGCTGTGAATTCTGCACCGTCACCGGGTTCTTCGGCAGCCGCCTCCGCTTTCGTTCGAATGAAAGCGTCATTGCCGAGCTCCTCACGCTCAAGCGCGTCGCCGCGCGCAATCGAGCTCTGGTAAATGTCTTTTTTATCGACGATAACTTCGCCATCCGGCGCGAACGCACGAAGTCTCTGCTCCGGGAAATGATCCGACGGGACGCATGCCTCCCCTGGGTCGCTCAAATCACCGCAAACCTGTTGAAGGATGAGGAACTCGTTGATCTGATTGCCGCCAGCGGCGGCCGTTTCATATTCATGGGTCTCGAGTCTATAAGCCCCGCGAGCCTCCGGAGCGCGCACAAGCAGTTCAACCGGCCGGAAGAATACTCGGGGGTACTGCAGGGCCTGGCAAGGCGCGGCGTATATGCCATTACTTCGTTTATCGTGGGAATGGAGGATGACCGCCCCGGTGTGGCGTCCTCCATCAGCTCGGAAATCAATACCTGGCCGCCCGTGCTGCCGGTTTTCGGATTACTGACCCCCTATCCGGGCACTCCGTTGTACGACCGGCTCCAGAAGCAGGGGAGACTGCTCCGGCCGGAGCACTGGCTGGATTTCAAGCCCTTCCGGCTGACATTTCAGCCCAACCACCTGTCCCCCACCCAGAGCGAAGACGAGGTGAACGAATCCTGGCGCCTGGGTTATGGATCCCGCTCTTTTGCGCGCACGCAGCGGTGGCTGGTGGACAATCGCAAGCCATTCGACCACCAGGTTGCTTTCCTGGTCGCACGTCTGCTGTTTCGAGGCATCTACTTTCCCCAGTCGACTCCCTGGTCATGGGTCCGATTGCTGGCATCCAATGCGCACACCATCGCACGCCTGGTGCTGCGCAGACTGCTCGAACGGCCGGCACGCCCGGAGACCGTAACGGTCGGTGCTGCCACTGCCGAGGAATCCCTAGGAATGGTTCGTCGGGACAGGATGTCGGAAGAAATGTGA
- the glgC gene encoding glucose-1-phosphate adenylyltransferase encodes MNVAKVLKETLTIILAGGQGERLYPLTRDRAKPSVPFAGHYRIIDFTLSNCINSGLKRIYVLTQYKSQSLDDHLRLGWNIFASAFDEFLFSVPPQLRTGSSWYQGTADAVFQNLYILRERLPSRVLILSGDHIYKMDYSEMIAAHVRTGAAVTIAAAECDLASARRLGVLEIDEQNRILAFEEKPDNPKPIPGRPGFTLVNMGVYLFETDVLIKGTSGDSCGDSLEDFGRDILPHLVQSKPVFAYPFRDDEKGNYWRDIGTLDSYYEASMDLLKVDPEFNLYDTSFPIHSSTRPRPPAKMVFAGGETNRKGVALDSLLCNGCIISGGRVERSILSPDVRINSYSLVEDSILFDRVEVGRRARIRRAIIDKAVMIPPGFSVGYDLEEDAKRFTVTESGVVVIPKGARIGEEADMQQAALGHQGAR; translated from the coding sequence TTGAACGTCGCAAAGGTGCTCAAAGAGACCCTGACCATAATCCTGGCTGGAGGGCAGGGGGAGCGGCTCTATCCATTGACCAGAGATCGAGCGAAGCCGTCCGTTCCTTTCGCCGGGCATTATCGGATCATCGACTTCACCCTGTCGAACTGCATCAACTCAGGACTCAAGCGCATCTACGTTCTCACTCAGTACAAGAGCCAATCGCTGGATGATCATCTCAGGCTAGGCTGGAACATTTTCGCCAGCGCGTTCGACGAGTTTCTGTTCTCGGTCCCTCCCCAGCTCAGGACGGGAAGTTCGTGGTACCAGGGAACAGCGGATGCTGTGTTCCAGAACCTCTACATTCTGCGGGAGCGGCTCCCAAGCCGCGTTCTCATCCTCTCGGGCGATCACATTTACAAGATGGACTACAGCGAGATGATTGCTGCCCACGTACGCACGGGGGCCGCAGTCACGATTGCCGCGGCGGAGTGCGACCTCGCCTCGGCGCGCCGGCTGGGTGTGCTGGAGATCGACGAACAGAATCGCATCCTGGCCTTCGAGGAAAAGCCGGACAATCCAAAACCCATCCCCGGCCGGCCCGGCTTCACCTTGGTCAACATGGGCGTGTACTTGTTCGAAACCGATGTGTTAATTAAAGGGACTTCCGGAGACAGCTGCGGCGACAGCCTTGAGGATTTTGGCCGGGACATTCTGCCTCACCTCGTCCAGAGCAAACCGGTTTTCGCCTATCCTTTTCGCGATGATGAGAAGGGAAATTACTGGCGCGACATCGGCACGCTGGATTCTTATTACGAGGCCAGCATGGATTTGCTGAAGGTCGATCCGGAATTCAACCTCTATGACACCTCTTTCCCCATCCACTCTTCCACCCGGCCGCGTCCTCCCGCAAAGATGGTCTTCGCCGGCGGAGAAACGAACCGCAAGGGGGTCGCCCTGGATTCGCTTCTCTGCAATGGCTGCATTATCAGCGGAGGCCGGGTGGAGCGTTCGATCCTCTCTCCGGACGTGCGCATTAATTCCTACTCGCTTGTGGAAGATTCGATCCTCTTCGACCGTGTGGAGGTGGGGCGGCGTGCCAGGATCCGACGGGCCATCATCGACAAGGCGGTTATGATCCCTCCAGGCTTTTCGGTCGGCTACGACCTTGAAGAGGATGCGAAGCGCTTTACCGTGACCGAATCGGGAGTGGTGGTGATCCCCAAAGGCGCGCGGATCGGTGAGGAAGCTGATATGCAACAAGCGGCACTGGGCCATCAGGGGGCACGATGA